From Phragmites australis chromosome 5, lpPhrAust1.1, whole genome shotgun sequence, a single genomic window includes:
- the LOC133919546 gene encoding probable protein phosphatase 2C 26, whose translation MGSGASRLLTACACSRPAPAPADDGPCLDDALGHSFCYAANPSSAAYSSSFRHGISGAALSANSSVPVPIYHSSSNGGGMPPQYSSAFHTSSSFSSAPLQLSNLSSGPLFLSGPIDRGAQLSGPLDQAMPFSGPLPAKPTKPAPSSSSLRGFSRRFRKPSFGGLRRSVSEKNRPCVAPLRREDGVQWAHGRAGEDRVHVVVSEDQRWLFVGIYDGFNGPEAPDFLVANLYRFLLRELRGIFYEEADADSKRLWQFLADDDDEDSELDFSGSGRFALSLSRLKERRHPMWAQAAAAGDGQSSWEWGVRKLTAAPAVRDHRAVLGALTRALATTEAAYLDMTNQSMGSHPELAVTGACLLVVLLKDDDVYVMNLGDSRAIVAQRRDGGDNCVLGTLRVENIGVGLKTETRPPGYAVIGLEALQLSTDHSTSIEEEVQRIKREHPDDDQCIVNDRVKGRLKVTRAFGAGYLKQAKLNDGLLEMFRNEYIGDTPYISCTPSLCHHKLSVRDKFLVLSSDGLYQYLTNEEVVLHVENFMERFPEGDPAQSLIEDLLSRAAKKAGMDFYELLDIPQGDRRKYHDDVTVMVISLEGRIWKSSGTYV comes from the exons ATGGGTAGCGGCGCGTCGCGGCTGCTCACCGCGTGCGCGTGCTcgcggccggcgccggcgccagcggacgacgggccgtgcctggaCGACGCGCTCGGTCACTCTTTCTGCTACGCCGCCAACCCCTCCTCGGCCGCGTACTCCTCCTCCTTCCGCCACGGCATCTCCGGCGCCGCGCTCTCCGCCAACTCCTCCGTGCCCGTGCCGATCTACCACTCCTCATCCAACGGCGGCGGCATGCCGCCGCAATACTCGTCAGCCTTccacacctcctcctccttctcctccgcgCCGCTGCAGCTCTCCAACCTCTCCTCGGGGCCGCTCTTCCTCTCGGGGCCCATCGACCGCGGTGCCCAGCTGTCCGGCCCGCTCGACCAGGCCATGCCCTTCTCCGGCCCGCTCCCAGCGAAGCCCACCAAACCCGCTCCCTCGTCATCGTCGTTGCGAGGCTTCTCGAGGAGGTTCCGGAAGCCCTCGTTCGGCGGCCTGCGGCGGAGCGTCTCGGAGAAGAATCGGCCCTGCGTCGCGCCGCTCCGCCGTGAGGACGGCGTGCAGTGGGCGCACGGCCGCGCCGGGGAGGACCGCGTCCACGTGGTGGTCTCCGAGGACCAGCGGTGGCTCTTCGTCGGCATCTACGACGGCTTCAACGGCCCCGAGGCTCCCGACTTCTTGGTCGCCAACCTCTACCGCTTCCTGCTGCGCGAGCTCCGCGGGATCTTCTACGAAGAGGCCGACGCGGACTCCAAGCGACTGTGGCAGTTCCTggcggacgacgacgacgaggacagCGAGCTCGACTTCTCGGGCTCCGGCCGGTTCGCACTATCGCTCTCCAGGCTCAAGGAGCGGCGGCATCCCATGTGGGCCCAAGCGGCGGCTGCTGGCGACGGTCAAAGCAGCTGGGAGTGGGGCGTTAGGAAGTTGACAGCCGCACCGGCTGTGAGGGACCACAGGGCGGTGCTGGGCGCGCTCACCCGGGCGCTGGCAACGACAGAGGCGGCGTACCTGGACATGACCAACCAATCAATGGGATCCCACCCGGAGCTGGCGGTGACCGGAGCGTGCCTGCTCGTGGTGCTGTTGAAGGACGACGACGTGTATGTAATGAACCTTGGGGACAGCCGCGCCATTGTGGCGCAGAGGCGGGACGGCGGCGACAATTGTGTGCTTGGAACCCTGAGGGTGGAGAACATTGGCGTGGGCTTGAAGACCGAGACGAGGCCCCCTGGGTATGCCGTGATTGGGCTTGAGGCATTGCAGCTGTCGACTGATCATAGCACAAGCATTGAAGAG GAAGTGCAGAGGATCAAACGTGAACATCCAGATGATGATCAGTGTATTGTAAATGACAGAGTTAAGGGTCGTCTAAAAGTTACCCGTGCGTTTGGTGCAGGGTATCTCAAACAG GCAAAGTTGAATGACGGATTGCTAGAGATGTTCCGCAATGAGTATATAGGTGACACACCATATATATCATGCACACCTTCTCTTTGTCATCATAAGCTCTCCGTAAGGGATAAATTTCTGGTTCTTTCTTCTGATGGTTTATATCAGTATCTGACCAACGAGGAGGTAGTACTTCATGTTGAGAATTTCATGGAGAGGTTTCCAGAGGGTGATCCTGCACAGAGTTTAATTGAGGATCTACTCTCCCGTGCAGCAAAGAAAGCTG GTATGGACTTTTACGAGTTATTAGATATACCACAAGGGGATCGCAGAAAATACCATGATGATGTCACGGTCATGGTTATTTCTCTCGAAGGGAGAATCTGGAAATCCTCTGGAACATATGTGTGA